In Thermofilum pendens Hrk 5, the sequence GTCGACGTCCACGTTGCCGTAGGACACGCCGGTGTGCTTTGAGTCCCTGAGCAAGTAATCTAGCCTGTCTGCATCGACCTCCGAGGCTAGGATGGGTGATAGCCTCGAGCTCCCGGCGAGTATATCGATAACCCCGTGTTTTAGATCTTTTCCCAGCAAGTCTCCCAGCATGCTTCTTACTACCTCCTGCGAAACCTTCTCGTGATTGCTCGAAAGAGCGTGCGAAAAGGGCATGTGACCGACATCGTGTAGGAGTGCCGCTAACCTTAGAGACTCAACCTCTCCTTCGTCCTCTATGCCGGCACTCTTCGCGATACGCTCTGCGAGGTACAGCGTTCCAAGCGAGTGGGAGAAACGTGTGTGTACAGCTCCGGGGTATACTAGGTCGGCTGGTCCTAGCTGTCTTATTCTGCGTAGACGCTGAACCACGCAGTCACCCAGTACAGTGCTTTCAGCCTCACTAAGATCTATGAATCCGTGAATCTCGTCGTAGATCTCCAGCATGTGTACACGTTGATCCTACTTAGGCATATTCTTTCCGTCCTCACTCGCCTCTGAACAACAAACAGACGAGAAATCGCGTGGGCAGACGTCGCATGTATCGAAGAGATACAGGAGACACTTATACACGAGCTACTATAAGCATGCGCGTGATAGAGAAGAAAAAGGAAGGTTTTAGGCGCGCGCTTTTAGCCCCAACCCCTCGCCTCCATCCTCCTCAACGCCTCCTCATCGCCTCCCTCTTCGCCGCCTCCTCTGCCCCGCTTTTCGCCTGCGCCACGCTCGCGTTTACAAACCAGGGAAAAAGGAGAGAAACGGGGATAAAAGAGAGGAAAAAGATGTTTTACGGCTTACTCCTGTTCTTTGCACAGTTCGGGCATCTCGCGGCAAAGCTCCGGGTAGCACTCCCACGGGTGGCGCGCCAGCATTTGCTAGCAAAAGCTGGTCAGCTTTTACTAGCAAATGCTTGGCAACACTACTCCACTTGTAAACCCGGGAAGCCGGTACGCGCAAGCAATAAATCCCGGGAAACCCATGATAATCAATAGAACAGCGGCCGAAAAGTGAAGCCACGCCTGCACCCCGGGGACAACAGCCAGCGAAGCCCCAAGGGGGCCGATTCATGAGATCCGACACGATGAGCCGAATGGTGACGGTCGTCCCTAGCGAGCAGCGCCGGCCTCCCCGGGGGAGGGGGGGGGGGGGCGGACGAGGCGAGCGGAGCCCTAGCCCCAGCAGGCCCGCCCGAGAAAGCTCTCACGGTGCTTCGCTTTGAAACACTCACTATTCACGGCCCCTCCCGCCACGCTTCCACTATTTAAGGAGAGGTGGTGATATGAGCGAAGTCATGATGGGGTATGGAGCTGTGGCGGAGGTCGAAGAGTTCGACGAGGAGTTTGTCCGAGAAAAGCTCAGGGAGCTTCTCGGGAAGGCGCTTCTCCACAGGTACGATTTCCGCGGCTTGGAGGCTACGCGCGACAAGGTGATGTGGGAGCTGATCAACGTCAAGGCTAACTACCAGCGCTACGGCGAGGTCTACGTAGAGCTTACCAACAAGGCGGAGGTCGGCGTTGAGAAGGCTTGCAGAGTGTCCAAGAAAGTGATTGAAGAAGCCCTGGAACACTTCGAAGAGCTCAAGATATGGAGGACGGGCAGAACGCAGTGGAAGGTTAAGCTTCCAGGCAAGAAGTGGAGGCTCTATATTCACAGAACGCCGGCCGGGTATTGGGTCGTCGAGGTCGTCCTTCTCCTTAAAATCGCTAAGCTCAGGCTACCCGACGTCTTGAGGCTTCCGCCTGAATTGCTGGTGGCCGCCCAGGAGGGCTGGGTCCTGGGCGATGCCAGCTACATCGCGGACTGCGAAGAAGCAATAATGGGCACCTCACAAACATGGCAGGCTGTCTCCTTCCCCGGTTTCTGGCCGGGAAAGGAGGTAGTGTTATACGTTAGAGGCATCGCGATCAACGAGAAGAGGCATGTCAGCATCATGTGGCAAGTGAGAGTTAAGGGTGTCCGCAATGCGCCTAAGGTGTGGGCATTAAAAAAGGAAGAAAAGCGGAAGATAGCGATCGCTGAGATTGAGGAGGCAAATAAGGGTAATATAGATGAGCAAAGGGCGCTGAGAATAGCGCTATACTACGCCGCCGACGGAAAGTATTCGCAGAACTCGACCGCACGCGTGCTACTATTCGCCGTTGGCAAAGAGCAAAACTGGGTTAGAACCGAGGGCTCAGTCAGGATTGCAAGGCTCCTCTACGAGAAAGCGCCACAGCTACTGGAATACATGGCTGCGTCGGGCTGCAAGAAGGCAATGTTCCTAGCACGCCTCGCGCTTATTGGACCGCGAAAGCTGTGCATGTCTTACCAGCGTCTCGGCCTTTATGCACCGGTTGCCGGCGCGTTGCTTAACCTCGTTATGGTTGCCGTCGGCGACGAGTACGCCTACATATACGCCCGCATACCCGTTAGTAACGCGCCCCCAGGCTGGTACGAGAGGGCTGTCAAAGAGGGTTGGACTGTGAATGTTGTCCGGTCAGGCGAGACGCCTTACTACGAGATCCCCCAGGACTCGCTTTTCGAGCGCGCGGCGGAGGATTCGGAGCTCTGGGAGGCTCTCTATGCGTTCGCTAAGGCTAAGGCGGAGGTTAAGCCAGCCGCGAAGAAGCTAGTCGAAGAACTACTGAAGATACGCCCAGCTGGGGCGAGAAATTAAGAGAAAAGACCACCAGGAAAGCGGCGTCCGGCCCCCTCCTCAGTCAGGCGCGGCACGAGCACTAGTAAGCGCGCGCTAACGTAAAGAATAAAAGTGGAGTAGACGTTATCTTTCTAGGCCGGGGTGGCCGAGAGGTCAAGGCGTCGGTTCCACTCGTGAGGTGTGGAGGCGAGGCTGCAGTGGCTAGAGAAATTTACCAGCCCTGGTAACCCGATATTTCCCGGGTTCGAGTCCCGGCCCCGGCTCCAGCTATATGCTGTTATCACGCGCTACAGGTGTTGCCATGCGGAGAGTATTCAATGTCGTGATACCTCGAAGTAGATTCGTAGACGACGTGCCGCTGGTGTGCAGGGTTGTTACGTCGGCGATCTTTCTATCGCACGATATCCGGCGCGATGTTACCCTTCGCTTCGTGATGCCGGATGCAGGGCTCTCGGTTTCCTTTCTATCCTCCAGGCTGAGGCACGTGCACGTGGATGAGCAGTCGTTCGCCGGGCTACATCGAAGGATAGTTAGGGCAATGTGGGAGGTAGAATCCGAGGGTGGAGCCAGGCACCCGCACAGCGGTATAAGCGTGGAGAGGATTGCTGGCAACGTAGAGGAGCAATTCGGCGGTTCGTTCCTCGTATCTAGCGACGGCGAGCTCTTGGCAGATGTTCTGAGGCGCCTAGGGGAGGTAAGGGAAATTTCTCTAGTGTTCAGCGCGGGGTTCCAGGTGAGGGTACCGAGGAGGGTGAGAGTCTCTGTTGAGAGAAAAAACTTGGACGTCTTGATCGTAATTGCGAACATTGAGATAGACAACTACCTAGGGGCCTGAGGCCTCCTTATGGGACTTCCACTTCCTTGGGTAGGTCCCCGGATCCATGACAACGTGCTCCGTTTTCACGGCAATCCCGCTAGACTCTGTAAGCATCTTCTCCGTGGTCATTTGCGCTTTCCCGATGGCTACTAGCTCGCCTTTCAGCGTGAGAATAGCCACTGTGCTGTTCACCTTTATACCTCCCTCTAGCTTTACTATCCCGGGGACAGCCAGAGGGGCTCCATGGCATACAGCATCTACCGCGGAGTCTCTAATCCATACTTTTGGAAGATGCTGGATCGCTGCTTCAACAGGCAGAAAGACTTGCCGTAGAAAGTGGTCTATCCCTCTCTCTTTCCAGATATAGTACGCGTCCACGACGTCGTGCATCGTAGAGCAGTTCCTGTCCTCATAGAGACTCCCAGACCTGATCCTTCTAAGTTCCTGCATGTGCGCCCCGACACCGAGTATCTCTCCGATATCGTGGCACAGCTTACGCATGTAGGTTCCAGCTTCGCACCAGACATGGAGGAGGGCAGTCCTCTCGTTAAACTCTAAAAGCCTAATATCGTAGATCTGCCTTATTCGAACCTCCCTCTTCACAGCAGACCTTAGCGGTGGCCTCTGGTAAATCCTGCCTTTAAACATGCTGACTACTCTTTCAAGCCTTTCCGGGTCGACGTCGCCGTGCAGCCTCATTACACACACATACTCCTTGTCCTCTTTTAGCAGCACAGGTAGTACGCGTACAGCGTTGTTCAACGTTATGGGAAGAACCCCGGAAACCTTTGGATCCAGCGTGCCAGCGTGGGCTATTCTCTCTATCCCTAGGAGCTTCCTAAGCCACGCTACAACCTCGTGGCTTGAGGGTCCCACGGGTTTGTCTAGGTTTATGACGGAGTACTTGAGGAGTACTTCCGGCGGTCGCTCTTCTGGGAGCCACCCGTAGGAAAAATCCGTCTCGTCTTCGGACCTCACGTATATCTCGCGGGAAGGGGTCGCTGCAAGGTACTTGGCGGGCACGAACGCTGCACCACGGTAACCTGCAGCTAAACAAACGTGGTTGATACCGTCGGCTTAACCTTTTCCTTCATGAACTCTATAAGCCCAGCTTTTTCGAGAGCCGCTTTTACTTCCTCGTCGCTAGCACCTTTACTTATGCTGATCTTGTATTCTAGGGGTTCGAGGTGGCGTATATTCGCTCTCCTCCTCTTAACCCCGCTAACGCTTTTAGGCCCTGTCACGAGAACGAAGTTGTCGTCGATTATGTCTACTATTACGCATTTAAGCCCGGCTTCGCGCCCGCTAGTCTTAACGCATATCCTTCCAACGTCGTATACCTTCATAGTTACCACCCGATCGACGGTAATCCCTGAACTTAAGCTTTTCCTTTTTTCGTGTGCTTGCGCACACAATCTTTATTAGCACTTCTACTGAAGATTCTGGGGCGATGAGGAATGGCCGACGTTGTACCCCAGATTAAAAACGCTATAGAGCTTTTAAAACAGATAGCCGATGACCGGGGTATTCCTAGGAACATTAGAAGGGTTGCCACGGAGTCTATAGAGGTGCTAATGGATCCCCAGATGACGCCGGGACTTAAGGCGGCTACGGTGATCTCCAAGCTAGAAGATATATCCTCAGATCCCAACACACCGCTCTTCGCGCGTACCAAGATCTGGCAGATAATCTCCCTACTCGAGCAGGTTAAAGATGCATGAAGCGTGTCCGCACACTCAAGAGCGGCAGCGTAGTCTACGGTAAGCTACCCAGGGGCTGCACGCTCTGCCAACAGGGGCTCAAAACTGTGATTTTTCTAACCGGGCTTTGCCCTTACAACTGTTTCTACTGTCCGCTGAGCAACTATAGAAAGCAAAGGGACGTCACGTTTGTGAACGAAGTAGAGGTCTACGATCCAGGAGAATACTTCACGCTATTAAAGGCGGAGATACTGAGATCGGGCTCCCTGGGAGCAAGCCTCACCGGTGGGGATCCCCTGGTGAAGCAAAGCCTTTCCGTGGAAACGGCAAAGTTCTTGAAAGAAGTATTCGGTAAAGGCTTCCACATA encodes:
- a CDS encoding RNA-guided pseudouridylation complex pseudouridine synthase subunit Cbf5 — encoded protein: MPAKYLAATPSREIYVRSEDETDFSYGWLPEERPPEVLLKYSVINLDKPVGPSSHEVVAWLRKLLGIERIAHAGTLDPKVSGVLPITLNNAVRVLPVLLKEDKEYVCVMRLHGDVDPERLERVVSMFKGRIYQRPPLRSAVKREVRIRQIYDIRLLEFNERTALLHVWCEAGTYMRKLCHDIGEILGVGAHMQELRRIRSGSLYEDRNCSTMHDVVDAYYIWKERGIDHFLRQVFLPVEAAIQHLPKVWIRDSAVDAVCHGAPLAVPGIVKLEGGIKVNSTVAILTLKGELVAIGKAQMTTEKMLTESSGIAVKTEHVVMDPGTYPRKWKSHKEASGP
- a CDS encoding 50S ribosomal protein L14e, whose product is MKVYDVGRICVKTSGREAGLKCVIVDIIDDNFVLVTGPKSVSGVKRRRANIRHLEPLEYKISISKGASDEEVKAALEKAGLIEFMKEKVKPTVSTTFV
- a CDS encoding UPF0147 family protein: MADVVPQIKNAIELLKQIADDRGIPRNIRRVATESIEVLMDPQMTPGLKAATVISKLEDISSDPNTPLFARTKIWQIISLLEQVKDA